From a region of the Pedosphaera parvula Ellin514 genome:
- a CDS encoding CsgG/HfaB family protein, with the protein MSHFGFNGARRNTGRLALCLVFILTMHWPNPASQIRAAEPEPGTIPGSQKTVLRLAIGGFSNFSDAQDLQHQDLQLGDLLAAKLSQEKGFELVERPAIELVRKEMEMSLTQLSKQADTVKAGRLLRADWLVIGSISGEKGTNFLIAKIIDAKTGVVRDLTAVPLSRTNLMSAADSLTQFTINSAKRISTIDQRIFIGIGGFEDLSINNKYPDFRKSLRAALEKTYQGTRVAIVERSMVNPLLNELRMSMGGLTETVANGSIAQPAFVLVDGCYQSYQDEQAKINLVLRFQEVGGGQEIHLLKEPPGPGLEQKVTGLINDDLKGLHQREARPARKEEAQAQLERGKERSRLPQAFNSIYPLGGYPGGGDGEAKRLRNISDAIAAFESTILLDPDNAEAKLYLAVCLLAPDINKKTAGRDYLCEVIAGSPDAHLVRLAREELVKSYFKEDDRHALELMLALARDTEDPVERARIHGLLPDPVERLHRERRLSTEEGLELYSKLFLAQCESAERLAQKGQFIEIPAVAENTFVLFGRLNDGDVVTGENYLEKFLPKVSEQHPGLAPYIWICYTEWRTYGSQAVPQPVPQPVWDRLKESLVFCRDQPEKVPQMSTFKRGFLPKLLELAVMHKVYELGEIARQIRQGKAGVDDLSQTPSDILFLEAYCESEQGKWKEALGIYESLQGHVVYAEMPMEGPWGKKGTRIFTDDAVGVCRQHLGLQPGTKSFWTEKLREKPEEPPKAFNLGAPELTIGRSIVFACDGNKIWLADGVVPFVYDLGDKQLKEVNWPVSFERNISCVTVDKERVWWGTRGNGLVQVDKRTGNYKIYDEADGLPLLNITSLGSADQGGVWVGYGKDILGGMGFIDLHTGKFVGFTPELAKSTVASRYGESSAPGNEPPRKPVLGIQQTTSNDLWIAEYTGLRHFSIAEKKWSSPSNYGLQDIFCVAANTNFAVFGGRGYDGGLVIHNINANQSAHVQIHKFLAHKMGSLALPNKWVYSLAMDGDHVWVGGLGYLALVNANTKRVEKLCELDVSFPNFDSYSSHHFQCLQIVGEDLWVGLDNQLYRLPKEGP; encoded by the coding sequence ATGTCTCATTTCGGATTTAATGGAGCGCGAAGAAACACTGGTCGTCTGGCCCTGTGCCTCGTGTTTATCCTGACAATGCATTGGCCAAACCCGGCGAGCCAGATTCGTGCGGCGGAGCCGGAGCCCGGAACAATTCCAGGAAGTCAGAAAACAGTCTTGCGATTGGCTATCGGGGGATTTTCAAATTTCAGTGATGCCCAGGACCTGCAGCATCAAGACTTACAGTTGGGAGATTTGTTGGCAGCGAAATTGTCCCAGGAGAAGGGATTTGAGTTAGTCGAACGGCCGGCGATTGAACTGGTGAGAAAGGAAATGGAGATGTCACTGACGCAGCTTTCAAAGCAGGCCGATACCGTTAAGGCCGGGAGATTGCTCAGGGCAGATTGGCTGGTAATCGGTTCCATTTCCGGAGAAAAAGGGACCAACTTCCTGATTGCGAAAATCATCGATGCGAAAACCGGTGTGGTGCGTGATCTGACTGCAGTGCCATTAAGCAGGACGAATCTGATGTCAGCGGCAGATTCATTGACTCAATTCACCATCAATTCGGCAAAGCGAATTTCAACTATTGACCAGCGCATTTTCATCGGAATCGGAGGTTTTGAGGATCTGAGCATTAATAACAAATATCCCGATTTCAGAAAAAGTCTCAGAGCTGCGCTTGAGAAGACATATCAGGGGACGCGTGTGGCGATCGTGGAGAGAAGCATGGTCAATCCATTGCTCAACGAGCTGCGTATGAGCATGGGTGGATTGACGGAAACCGTAGCGAATGGATCGATTGCGCAACCGGCATTTGTGCTGGTGGATGGCTGTTATCAATCCTATCAGGATGAGCAGGCAAAAATCAATCTGGTGCTGAGATTCCAGGAGGTGGGTGGAGGGCAGGAGATCCACTTACTAAAAGAGCCTCCCGGACCGGGATTGGAGCAGAAAGTAACTGGGTTGATAAACGATGATTTAAAAGGGCTGCATCAACGGGAGGCGCGCCCGGCACGAAAGGAGGAGGCCCAGGCGCAATTGGAACGGGGAAAGGAGAGATCGCGTTTGCCACAAGCCTTTAATTCCATTTATCCCCTTGGCGGTTATCCAGGGGGCGGTGATGGCGAGGCCAAACGGCTCAGGAACATTTCCGACGCGATAGCAGCTTTCGAGTCCACAATTTTGCTCGATCCTGACAATGCGGAAGCGAAACTTTACCTAGCGGTTTGTCTGCTGGCGCCGGATATCAATAAAAAAACGGCAGGGCGTGATTATTTGTGTGAAGTGATTGCCGGATCACCTGATGCACACCTAGTAAGACTAGCGCGCGAAGAATTAGTTAAGAGTTACTTTAAGGAGGATGACCGGCACGCATTGGAGCTGATGTTGGCGTTGGCTCGAGACACGGAAGATCCTGTGGAGCGAGCACGGATTCATGGATTGCTTCCTGATCCAGTGGAGCGATTGCATCGAGAGCGACGTTTATCTACCGAGGAAGGGCTTGAGCTTTATTCCAAGCTGTTTTTGGCCCAATGTGAATCTGCTGAGAGGTTAGCGCAAAAAGGACAATTTATAGAGATCCCGGCGGTTGCCGAGAATACGTTTGTTTTGTTTGGCAGGTTGAATGATGGCGATGTCGTGACGGGAGAGAATTATCTTGAAAAGTTTCTACCAAAAGTTTCTGAACAGCATCCGGGGCTTGCTCCTTATATTTGGATTTGCTACACAGAATGGCGAACCTATGGTTCACAAGCCGTTCCCCAGCCTGTTCCCCAGCCCGTATGGGACCGATTGAAAGAATCGCTTGTGTTTTGCCGCGATCAACCTGAGAAAGTCCCGCAAATGTCCACCTTTAAACGTGGGTTTTTGCCGAAGTTATTGGAATTGGCAGTGATGCATAAAGTATATGAACTGGGGGAAATCGCACGCCAGATCAGGCAAGGCAAGGCTGGGGTGGATGACCTCTCTCAAACTCCTTCCGACATACTGTTTTTGGAGGCTTACTGCGAAAGCGAGCAAGGGAAATGGAAGGAGGCGCTGGGGATTTACGAGAGCTTACAAGGTCACGTGGTCTATGCGGAAATGCCCATGGAAGGTCCATGGGGGAAAAAAGGCACGAGAATATTCACCGACGATGCGGTGGGAGTTTGTCGCCAACATCTCGGATTGCAGCCGGGAACCAAATCTTTTTGGACAGAGAAGTTGCGAGAAAAGCCGGAGGAACCGCCCAAAGCATTCAATCTGGGCGCTCCGGAGTTGACGATTGGACGTTCAATTGTTTTCGCATGTGATGGAAATAAAATATGGCTGGCGGATGGTGTGGTGCCATTTGTATATGATTTAGGGGACAAACAGTTAAAGGAGGTTAACTGGCCTGTAAGCTTTGAGCGCAATATTAGCTGCGTGACGGTTGATAAAGAGAGGGTTTGGTGGGGGACACGAGGCAATGGGTTGGTGCAGGTGGATAAGCGAACTGGAAATTACAAAATTTATGATGAAGCAGATGGTTTGCCTCTGCTCAATATCACTTCGCTTGGCAGCGCCGATCAGGGGGGGGTGTGGGTTGGTTATGGCAAGGATATTCTCGGTGGCATGGGATTTATTGACTTACATACAGGAAAGTTTGTTGGTTTTACTCCTGAGCTTGCGAAAAGCACGGTTGCTTCCAGATATGGCGAGTCTTCTGCGCCCGGTAATGAACCTCCGAGAAAGCCTGTATTGGGGATCCAGCAAACTACAAGCAATGACCTATGGATCGCAGAATATACCGGATTGCGGCATTTTTCCATTGCGGAAAAGAAGTGGAGCAGCCCAAGCAACTACGGTCTTCAAGATATTTTCTGCGTGGCGGCGAATACAAACTTTGCCGTTTTTGGAGGACGCGGATATGACGGGGGATTGGTCATCCATAACATAAATGCCAACCAATCCGCCCACGTGCAGATCCACAAGTTCCTAGCCCATAAAATGGGGTCCCTAGCCTTGCCGAATAAATGGGTTTATTCCCTGGCCATGGATGGTGATCATGTGTGGGTGGGCGGGTTGGGATACTTGGCACTTGTGAATGCAAACACAAAAA
- a CDS encoding cupin domain-containing protein, which produces MEALLTKMEKREMTHPDEKRSFAKGEVDLVNLGGVSFGRATLQPGWKWSTCVKPIAKTESCQASHLQYHISGRLRVRMDDGSEEEFGPGDVSSLPPGHDAWVVGDEPVVVIDVTGMENYAKRT; this is translated from the coding sequence ATGGAAGCACTGCTGACAAAAATGGAAAAAAGAGAGATGACTCATCCCGATGAGAAGCGATCGTTTGCCAAGGGCGAAGTGGACCTCGTGAATTTAGGCGGGGTGTCTTTTGGCCGGGCCACTTTGCAGCCGGGTTGGAAATGGTCAACCTGTGTAAAGCCGATTGCCAAAACTGAAAGCTGTCAGGCCTCGCACCTTCAATATCATATTTCAGGGCGGCTGCGGGTGCGCATGGATGATGGCAGTGAAGAGGAGTTCGGGCCAGGCGACGTCTCCTCCCTGCCGCCGGGGCATGATGCCTGGGTGGTGGGAGATGAGCCCGTGGTAGTGATTGATGTCACCGGCATGGAAAACTACGCCAAGAGGACTTGA
- a CDS encoding (2Fe-2S)-binding protein produces the protein MPRITELHVNGKQVHLDADSQRTLLSVLRDDLDLTGTKYGCGEGQCGACTVLIDGTPTRSCLTSIGNLGQKKITTIENLAPNGTLHPLQQAFLDAGALQCGYCTSGMVLTGYALLQKNPRPSHDEIVRAMNGNICRCGAYRRIIAAIKQGSKSLKAVAHE, from the coding sequence ATGCCCAGGATCACTGAACTACATGTGAACGGCAAACAGGTGCATCTCGATGCCGATTCGCAGCGCACCTTGCTGAGTGTCCTCCGCGACGACCTTGATCTGACTGGTACCAAGTATGGCTGTGGCGAAGGTCAATGCGGCGCCTGCACCGTGCTGATCGATGGCACTCCCACCCGGTCCTGCCTTACCTCCATCGGCAACCTTGGCCAGAAAAAGATCACCACCATCGAAAACCTCGCCCCAAATGGCACTTTGCATCCACTCCAACAAGCCTTCCTGGATGCCGGCGCATTACAGTGTGGCTACTGCACCTCGGGAATGGTTCTTACCGGTTATGCCCTTCTGCAAAAAAACCCTCGTCCTTCGCACGATGAAATCGTCCGTGCGATGAATGGCAACATCTGTCGCTGCGGTGCCTATCGACGAATCATCGCCGCGATCAAGCAAGGTTCCAAGTCCCTGAAGGCGGTGGCGCATGAATAA
- a CDS encoding ankyrin repeat domain-containing protein: MRKLFAKNLMNRLSFYLSGTALFFSLFLAQPSLGTEDLDASLLKATENGDIAVVKKVLAHGAKLETRNSEGWTPLIIAAKSANLELVKLLVGKGAEVNTKSTHKTGSTVLAFASDTDDPALLKFLLEHGANINARGSNGNTALYYSISAGKRKSADFLISKGADVNQLAYTNERGQTFTPLISAACTGNLEMAELLIKNGAKTEKRDNFGFTALMEAAKRGFPQSIQFLISKGANVNARGPSGHTALIFAAYNGEMKTVKILLEAGADPLASATDNDEHPDGGPRYDAADMAGQQGYPEIANIIREAQKKASSAKVGS, from the coding sequence ATGAGAAAGCTTTTTGCCAAAAACCTGATGAACCGGCTCTCGTTTTATCTATCGGGAACTGCCCTGTTCTTTTCGCTGTTCCTGGCCCAGCCTTCGCTTGGAACCGAAGACCTTGATGCCTCCCTGCTAAAGGCGACTGAGAATGGTGATATAGCCGTTGTAAAGAAAGTATTGGCTCACGGGGCTAAATTGGAAACTCGTAATTCGGAAGGCTGGACCCCTCTTATCATTGCGGCCAAGTCAGCAAACCTGGAACTGGTAAAACTTCTTGTAGGAAAGGGCGCAGAAGTAAATACAAAATCGACACATAAAACTGGCAGTACTGTCCTCGCGTTCGCCAGTGACACGGACGATCCTGCACTGCTCAAATTCCTCCTTGAGCACGGCGCCAACATCAATGCTCGAGGCAGCAATGGGAACACCGCGCTTTATTACAGTATTTCGGCCGGCAAACGCAAATCCGCCGATTTTTTGATCTCGAAGGGAGCCGATGTGAATCAGTTGGCCTATACCAATGAAAGAGGGCAGACATTTACCCCACTGATTTCTGCGGCCTGCACAGGAAATTTGGAAATGGCTGAACTGTTGATTAAAAATGGGGCCAAGACTGAAAAAAGGGATAATTTCGGTTTCACTGCTTTGATGGAAGCGGCGAAGCGTGGTTTTCCCCAAAGCATTCAGTTTTTAATATCGAAGGGAGCCAACGTGAATGCGCGCGGGCCTTCTGGTCACACTGCGCTGATTTTTGCTGCCTATAACGGAGAGATGAAAACTGTTAAAATCCTTCTCGAAGCAGGAGCCGACCCCTTGGCAAGTGCAACCGACAACGACGAACATCCCGACGGTGGACCTCGTTATGACGCAGCAGATATGGCAGGACAACAAGGGTACCCTGAAATCGCAAATATCATTCGGGAAGCGCAAAAGAAAGCTAGTTCAGCCAAAGTTGGGAGCTAA
- a CDS encoding response regulator: MSKIKVLLVDDHTVVRQGLRALLLSESSMEIVGEASTGREAIQLAKKLSPDVIVMDIAMPLLNGLEATRQIVRNEPNSKVLVLSSYSDDDYVQKLTEAGAAGYLIKQTAANDLVHAIHDIHAGNAYFSPTIAKRLRDRAREGFANGNNSNVKTSNLTEREAEVLQLIAEGQANKQIASELGISIKTVEKHRQQVMNKLNIHDVAGLTRYAISKGVIETTAVTALV; encoded by the coding sequence ATGTCCAAGATCAAAGTTTTGCTGGTAGATGACCATACCGTCGTACGTCAGGGCCTCCGTGCCCTGTTACTGAGTGAAAGCAGCATGGAAATAGTGGGGGAAGCCTCCACGGGCCGGGAAGCCATTCAATTGGCGAAAAAACTCTCTCCAGACGTAATTGTGATGGATATTGCCATGCCTCTGCTGAATGGCCTCGAAGCCACCCGCCAAATTGTCCGAAACGAACCAAACTCCAAGGTTCTTGTGCTTTCCTCCTACAGTGACGATGATTATGTGCAAAAATTGACCGAAGCTGGTGCAGCTGGTTATCTTATCAAGCAAACTGCAGCCAACGATCTCGTGCATGCGATCCACGACATTCATGCTGGCAATGCCTATTTCAGCCCCACCATCGCCAAACGCCTTCGCGACCGCGCTCGTGAAGGATTTGCCAATGGTAATAACAGCAACGTAAAAACCAGCAATCTCACCGAGCGCGAAGCTGAGGTGCTCCAACTAATTGCTGAAGGGCAAGCCAACAAACAAATCGCCTCTGAACTGGGCATCAGCATTAAGACCGTGGAAAAACACCGCCAGCAGGTCATGAACAAGCTCAACATTCACGATGTTGCCGGTCTCACCCGCTACGCCATCTCCAAAGGTGTCATCGAGACCACTGCGGTAACTGCTTTGGTCTGA
- a CDS encoding sugar phosphate isomerase/epimerase family protein produces the protein MKPNLQFLLSCIGAFSFVLSAAPMTNAAEVGTGSSFKGPIGLQLYSLRDQFKKDVPQTLDEVQNFGIKYAELAGTYNQSPEDFKKDLEKRNIQAVSAHFPYERYQNDVEGIAKEAKALGLKYVGCAWIPHKNPYDEKTCREAIATFNKAGEALEKHGLKFFYHVHGFEFQPYADGTLLDLMMKETNPKHVHYEMDVFWIVFPGRDPVKLMEKYPNRWSLMHLKDMKKGTQTGALTGGTDVNNDVAIGTGQIDFAPILKAAKKIGVKYYFIEDESSHSEQQIPVSLKSLAEIKF, from the coding sequence ATGAAACCAAATCTACAATTTTTACTTTCCTGCATTGGCGCTTTCAGCTTTGTGCTCTCCGCAGCCCCGATGACCAACGCGGCCGAAGTGGGAACCGGTTCCAGTTTCAAAGGGCCCATTGGACTCCAGCTCTACAGCTTGCGTGATCAATTCAAAAAGGATGTTCCCCAGACTCTGGACGAAGTGCAGAATTTCGGCATCAAGTACGCCGAATTGGCCGGCACCTACAATCAATCGCCGGAAGATTTTAAAAAGGACCTGGAGAAGCGGAACATCCAGGCGGTGAGTGCTCACTTCCCTTATGAGCGTTATCAGAATGATGTCGAGGGGATTGCGAAGGAGGCAAAAGCACTGGGCCTTAAGTACGTTGGCTGCGCCTGGATTCCACATAAGAATCCTTATGATGAGAAGACCTGTCGCGAAGCGATTGCCACATTCAACAAAGCCGGTGAAGCCTTGGAGAAACATGGACTCAAGTTCTTCTACCACGTCCATGGCTTTGAGTTTCAACCCTACGCCGACGGAACGCTGTTGGATTTGATGATGAAGGAAACCAATCCGAAGCATGTGCATTATGAAATGGATGTGTTTTGGATCGTGTTTCCCGGCCGGGATCCTGTGAAGTTGATGGAAAAGTATCCGAACCGCTGGAGCTTGATGCACTTGAAAGACATGAAGAAAGGAACTCAGACCGGAGCGCTTACCGGTGGCACCGATGTGAATAATGACGTGGCGATTGGAACAGGCCAGATTGATTTTGCTCCCATATTGAAGGCCGCGAAGAAAATTGGTGTGAAATATTATTTCATCGAGGATGAGTCGTCCCATTCGGAACAGCAAATTCCTGTGAGCCTGAAAAGCCTGGCTGAAATAAAGTTTTAA
- a CDS encoding universal stress protein produces METKQPLTSSLALNRILVPVDFSGFSSKAVRYAVRFAEQFGATLYLLYVLERSSFITGTDGVVITLPEGQMMNTTKTKLAAFAAEEIKEPVPVHTEVRIGRPYEEVINLAREMQVDLIIIATHGYTGLKHVFLGSTAELVVRHAPCPVLVVREKEHEFIAE; encoded by the coding sequence ATGGAGACGAAACAGCCTCTGACATCATCCTTGGCACTGAATCGAATCCTGGTGCCGGTTGACTTCTCGGGATTTTCTTCGAAGGCCGTACGCTACGCTGTGCGCTTCGCGGAACAATTCGGTGCGACACTATACCTGCTCTATGTGCTGGAACGGTCTTCATTCATTACTGGCACGGATGGAGTGGTAATCACTCTCCCGGAAGGGCAGATGATGAATACCACGAAAACCAAACTGGCTGCATTTGCCGCAGAGGAAATAAAGGAACCTGTTCCTGTACACACGGAAGTGCGTATCGGCAGGCCGTATGAAGAAGTCATTAATCTCGCCAGGGAAATGCAGGTTGACCTCATCATCATCGCCACGCATGGCTATACCGGTCTTAAACATGTGTTCCTGGGCAGCACAGCCGAACTGGTCGTTCGCCATGCTCCCTGCCCGGTGCTGGTGGTTCGGGAAAAGGAACATGAGTTCATAGCGGAATAA
- a CDS encoding nucleotidyltransferase family protein, translating to MKHDWGMTHELHYPFAAIILAAGSSTRMGRPKLLLPWRGTTMLGHLLQLWSDLGTDQVTVVTSANDRPIDAELERLEFPLANRIVNPNPERGMFSSIHCAAKWQGWKPGISHWAVVLGDQPHLQQGTLQKLVSFAQSRPNNICQPARAGKPKHPVFLPSQVFREVANSRAETLKIFLTAASARIELLELDDAGLDLDIDYPKDYERALKLCPLMSTGPDQDFKAS from the coding sequence GTGAAGCATGATTGGGGCATGACTCACGAGCTGCATTATCCGTTTGCGGCGATTATTCTGGCTGCAGGCAGTTCCACCAGAATGGGACGGCCGAAGCTGCTTCTCCCCTGGAGAGGCACCACGATGTTGGGTCATTTGTTGCAACTGTGGTCTGATTTGGGAACTGACCAGGTGACAGTTGTGACATCTGCAAATGACCGGCCGATTGACGCTGAGCTGGAGCGTCTTGAATTTCCCCTCGCGAATCGAATAGTGAATCCAAATCCGGAACGAGGAATGTTCAGTTCCATCCATTGTGCGGCGAAATGGCAAGGGTGGAAGCCAGGGATTTCTCATTGGGCGGTGGTTTTGGGCGACCAACCGCATCTACAACAGGGCACGCTACAGAAATTGGTAAGTTTTGCGCAGAGTCGTCCAAACAACATCTGCCAGCCTGCCAGGGCAGGCAAACCGAAGCACCCAGTTTTCCTGCCGAGCCAGGTATTCAGGGAAGTGGCGAATTCCCGGGCTGAAACTTTGAAAATTTTTTTGACCGCCGCAAGCGCACGAATCGAGTTGTTGGAACTCGATGATGCGGGATTGGATTTGGATATCGATTATCCGAAGGATTATGAAAGAGCATTAAAGTTGTGCCCTTTGATGAGCACAGGTCCTGATCAGGACTTCAAGGCCTCCTGA
- a CDS encoding xanthine dehydrogenase family protein molybdopterin-binding subunit — MNKAEPSDLFLETERYELSASPLYHFETSRREFFKTLGCGLVVLFLIDSAFAQESGGRRRSSRGGQRPAEISAWLHIGEDGMITVFTGKAEMGQNIRTSLTQAVAEELRAPVSSIRLVMADTQLTPYDAGTFGSRTTPDMASQLHKVSAAAREALLELAAEHFKTDRTSLVIADGRISQTGTDNSINFGQLTKGQKLVKSVDDKSSITGPDKWKIAGTSAPKVDGQDFVTGKHQYASDVKLPGMLHGKVLRPSAFEATLDSLDTKPAEAMPGVTVVHEGNFIGVVAPDIQLANRALAAIEAKWTAKSQPSSTELFDYLKKNAVSGRGSSNQNDASIQEALSKADHKFQQTYTIAYIAHAPLEPRAAVAEWKEDKLTVWTGTQRPFGVRGELAEAFGIAEDHIRVIVPDTGSAYGGKHTGEVAVEAARLSKSAGKPVKLVWTREEEFTWAYFRPAGIIDISSGVRNDGTITAWEFHNYNSGGSGISTPYEIEHQQTEFHSTKSPLRQGSYRGLAATANHFAREMQMDEMAHAIKMDPLEFRLKNLKDSRMRAVLEAAAKTFGWAESKAASNHGFGIAVGTEKGSYVATCAEVSVDRKSGKVQIIRAVTAFECGAVVNPEHLKNQIEGAMVMGLGGALFEAIQFENGKIKNPHFSSYRVPRFSDVPEIEVVLVDRKDLQSAGAGETPIIGIAPAIGNAIFNATGVRLRSLPMSQEALKS, encoded by the coding sequence ATGAATAAGGCTGAACCCTCAGATCTCTTTTTGGAAACTGAGCGCTACGAACTTTCAGCCTCGCCGCTCTATCATTTTGAAACCAGCCGCCGGGAGTTCTTCAAGACCTTGGGCTGCGGTCTGGTAGTGCTCTTTCTCATCGATTCCGCCTTCGCCCAGGAATCGGGTGGCCGGCGCCGCAGTTCGCGTGGAGGCCAGCGGCCTGCGGAGATTAGCGCCTGGCTGCACATTGGCGAAGATGGCATGATCACCGTATTCACTGGCAAGGCAGAAATGGGTCAAAACATCCGTACCTCCCTCACCCAGGCGGTTGCCGAGGAACTTCGCGCACCTGTTTCCTCCATTCGCCTGGTCATGGCAGATACTCAGTTGACACCATACGACGCCGGCACCTTCGGCAGCCGCACAACACCGGATATGGCGAGTCAACTGCACAAGGTCTCTGCCGCCGCTCGCGAAGCCCTGCTTGAACTTGCCGCTGAACATTTCAAGACCGATCGCACCTCCCTCGTGATTGCCGATGGCAGGATCTCCCAAACTGGAACAGACAATTCCATCAACTTTGGCCAGCTCACCAAAGGCCAAAAGCTCGTTAAATCTGTCGACGACAAGTCTTCCATCACCGGCCCGGACAAGTGGAAGATTGCGGGAACCTCAGCACCAAAAGTAGACGGTCAGGATTTCGTCACCGGCAAACACCAGTATGCTTCTGATGTAAAACTCCCTGGCATGCTTCATGGCAAGGTCCTCCGGCCTTCCGCTTTCGAAGCCACACTGGATTCTCTCGACACCAAACCAGCCGAAGCAATGCCAGGTGTGACGGTCGTGCATGAGGGAAATTTCATTGGCGTTGTTGCACCGGATATACAACTCGCCAACCGCGCTCTGGCAGCCATCGAAGCGAAATGGACAGCCAAATCTCAACCTTCCAGCACCGAACTGTTCGATTACCTCAAGAAGAATGCCGTCTCTGGACGCGGCTCCTCAAATCAAAACGATGCCTCCATTCAAGAGGCTCTCTCAAAGGCTGATCACAAGTTCCAGCAGACTTATACCATTGCCTACATCGCGCATGCACCACTGGAACCCCGCGCAGCCGTCGCCGAATGGAAGGAGGACAAACTCACCGTCTGGACCGGCACGCAACGTCCTTTTGGTGTGCGTGGCGAACTCGCCGAGGCTTTCGGAATTGCGGAAGACCATATTCGCGTGATCGTGCCCGACACTGGCTCCGCTTATGGCGGCAAGCATACAGGGGAAGTAGCCGTTGAAGCTGCCCGCCTGTCCAAATCGGCCGGCAAACCGGTCAAACTCGTTTGGACACGTGAGGAGGAGTTCACCTGGGCTTATTTTCGTCCCGCCGGAATCATTGATATTTCCAGCGGTGTCCGCAACGATGGCACAATCACCGCCTGGGAATTCCACAATTACAATTCTGGTGGATCGGGCATCAGCACACCTTACGAAATCGAACATCAACAAACTGAGTTTCATTCCACGAAATCGCCTCTCCGTCAGGGGTCCTATCGCGGTCTTGCAGCCACAGCCAATCATTTCGCCCGCGAGATGCAGATGGACGAAATGGCCCATGCCATAAAAATGGACCCACTCGAATTTCGTCTAAAGAATTTAAAAGACTCGAGGATGCGAGCCGTACTCGAAGCCGCGGCGAAGACTTTCGGTTGGGCTGAATCGAAAGCAGCGTCCAACCATGGCTTCGGCATCGCAGTCGGCACCGAAAAAGGCTCCTATGTTGCCACCTGTGCAGAAGTCTCGGTGGACCGCAAATCGGGAAAAGTTCAGATAATCCGCGCAGTAACCGCTTTCGAATGCGGTGCCGTGGTCAATCCCGAGCATCTCAAAAACCAGATTGAAGGCGCGATGGTCATGGGTTTGGGTGGTGCGCTGTTTGAGGCCATTCAATTCGAAAACGGCAAAATCAAAAATCCACACTTCTCCAGCTATCGCGTCCCACGTTTCAGTGATGTGCCTGAAATTGAGGTGGTTCTGGTAGATCGCAAAGACCTGCAGTCAGCCGGAGCCGGAGAAACACCCATCATCGGCATCGCCCCGGCCATCGGCAATGCCATCTTCAATGCGACTGGAGTTCGATTGCGTTCCCTGCCCATGTCTCAGGAGGCCTTGAAGTCCTGA